In Mastomys coucha isolate ucsf_1 unplaced genomic scaffold, UCSF_Mcou_1 pScaffold9, whole genome shotgun sequence, the genomic window TGCTCAGGTCAAGTTGGCATATCAGGAATCTGAGGTAGCTGCTCTGCTCAAGAAGATCCCTCGGGGTCCCAGTGAAATGAGTACCATTCGGTGCCGGGCAGAAGAACTTCGGGAGGGCACACTGTGTGACTATCGGCCTGTCTTGCCCCTCATGTTGGCCAGTTTCATCTTTGATGTTCTCTGTGCTCCAGGTATAACGCCCTACAGTAAGTGGAGAACTTGGAGCGGGGATggggggggaggaaatagggtagggttttgttgttgttttgttttttaaggaaaactAAGACTCTGTTAGAGTCATCTTTAGGACCCACCAGGCAGCTTCCTGGGTAGGTCTTGGATTATGAAGGTCTTGGATTCCTTTGCAATTTTTCCTGAGATACTTTGGTTTGCTTGACTTCACCCAATTTTCATCTAGTGGTTTCTCTCACGGGTTCCCGGCCCCCAAGTCGAAACTGGACTAATGAGATGCCTGGAGATGAGGAGCTAGGATTTGAAGCAGCAGTTGCTGCCTTGGGTATGTGTCTTGTCTTGGGCATGTTTATGAGCAAAGCCTCCTTCAAGCTAGCTGTGTTGGGAAAGTCAAGATGACATGTGGGAACCAACTGGTCACCACTTATTACACAGTCAGTATCtagagaggggctggagatgcTCACACTTACTGCTTTTCTAAAGGATCCCggtcagttcccaggacccacaggatgGCTAACTATAAGTAATTCCATTTTCCGAGGgatgcagtgccctcttctggcttccatgggcacatcaaatacatggtatatacatgcatgtaaacaaaacacatacatacataaaaataaataaaacttaaatgtgTGTTACATGTGGTGGGTGTTTAAAGGACAGCaaatcaaaaatttaaagaaaagtctCAGGGAAGTGACCAACTACGTAATGTCGGCTAAAAGATCAGGGAGCTGTAGACAGGAAATTGTCAGGAACACACTCAGTTCTAAGACCAGATATGATGGTTATAcctacaatcccagtacttgggaggtggaggcagaaggatccagaGTTCATTTTCAtacttggctacatagcaagtttgaggccagcctgtgctacatgggATCTAGCCTCAaaaccatcatcatcaacaacaacaaaagcaagcaaTCAAACAAGAAGTTAGATGTGCCTAGGTATGTaagacacacctttaactccagtagAATAGAACAGGTTACAAAGGTTTTGAAAAGGTTGGATGTAAGCAGTGAGGACTTTTTTCTCATCAACTGGCAGCTGGCCTTGGCTTTTATGTTTTTGGTGTCTTTGGAGCTATAAATACTAATCCCCAAGAGGCCCTTCCTCACAGGCATGAAGACAACAGTGAGTGAGGCAGAACATCCCCTCCTATGTGAAGGCACACGTCGGGAGAAGGGTGACCTGGCCTTAGCACTCATGATCACTTACAAGGACGACCAGGCCAAGCTCAAGAAGGTAAGGGACTGAGATACTGGATTTTTGCCAGGCAGCGTGTGAGCAAAATGTCACAGTCTTTCTCAGAAGTTTCCAGTACAGTGACCAAAGTACTGGCCTGTGTGTAGGAGGTGAGTAGAGAATTCTGGAGACTTCTCATAAAGAACAAGAGACCAATGGTTCTTATAGGTATGCTTGGGCatgaggtggaagaagagaagcagagagcataAAGTCAATCAGtcatttatttcaatatttattgaatatcagTATGTTCAGTCCTCAGGTAAGTGTTATGGAAGATTCCAAGACATGTAAGCTGGGAGGTTATCCTGTAGTTACAACTGGGGAAGACTTCCTGAGGAGGTAGCATTAGGCTGCttcaagaaaaaaggaagataaCAGAATTCAGGAAATAAAGGACATCATGTTACTGCTTGTCTCTTCTCCAGATCCTAGACAAACTCTTGGACCGAGAAAGCCAGACACATAAGCCACAGACCCTGAGTTCTTTCTACTCATCCAGCCGGCCAGCCACAGCCAACCAGAGATCTCCCTCAAAGCATGGGGCCCCATCTGCTCCTGGGGCCTTGCAGCCATTGACTTCAAGCTCTGCTGGGCCTGCTCAGCCAGGGAATGTGGCAGGGGCTGGGCCAGGTCCCACTGAGGGCTTTACAGAGAAGAATGTGCCTGGTGAGGTGGAAGAACTGGGTagggcaggtgggtgggtggtaCAGTCAGGTTGTGCCTTTTCCTGGGCTCATTCCAGTGTTCTATTTTCACCTCAGAAAGCTCTCCACATTCCCCATGTGAAGGTCTCCCACCTGAGGCAGCTTTGACTCCACGGGCGGAGGGGAAGGTTCCTAGCCGCCTAGCACTCGGCAGTCGTGGAGGCTATAATGGTCGAGGTTGGGGCTCCCCAGGGCGGCccaaaaagaaacacacaggtACAGCAGCCTATGGGATGGCATGGAGGGAAGGCTAGTCCTGAAAGGCTGGAGACTGACTTCATTTTGGGGTTGCTAGGCATGGCCAGCATTGACAGCAGTGCCCCTGAAACCACATCGGACAGCTCTCCTACTTTAAGCCGAAGGCCACTTCGAGGGGGCTGGGCCCCTACCTCGTGGGGTCGAGGACAAGACAGTGACAGCATTAGCAGCTCTTCCTCAGACTCTCTGGGCTCCTCATCCTCCAGTGGAAGCCGCCGGGCTAGTGCCAGTGGAGGGGCCCGGGCAAAGACTGTTGAAGTTGGCAGGTCAGTAGGGAGAAATACCCATCTAGCCCATCCTCCTAGTGTGGCCCCACTGTTGTCACCTAACGGCCTTACTTACCCTGGTCCCACCTAACCTGTTTGGACTCCATTCTGAAGGGACTCCAACCCTGACCATACCATACTGCTTTGTCAGGTGTTACAAAGGCCGCCGCCCTGAGAGTCATGCCCCCCACGTACCCAATCAGCCGTCAGAGGCAGCTGCACACTTCTACTTCGAATTGGCGAAGACAGTTCTGATCAAGGCAGGGGGCAACAGCAGCACCTCCATCTTTACACATCCATCTTCCTCAGGAGGCCACCAGGGTCCTCACCGCAATCTGCATCTTTGCGCCTTTGAGATTGGGCTTTATGCCCTAGGCCTGCATAACTTTGTTTCTCCTAACTGGCTCTCTCGTACCTATTCTTCCCATGTATCCTGGATTACAGGTAAATCCAATGTCATGATTTGCATACAGGATGGAGGTGACTAGGAAGGGTCTTGTCTTTGTGACATTGCTGATCTGATGAAAGATCTCATCCCCTGACGTTCAGTGGTGCCCACTTTGCTCCTTGTTCTTTTCCCTTAAGGGCAGGCGATGGAGATAGGCAGTGCAGCCTTGACTATACTGGTAGAATGCTGGGATGGGCACCTGACACCCCCTGAAGTTGCATCGCTGGCTGACAGAGCGTCACGGGCACGAGACTCCAACATGGTGAGGGCAGCGGCAGAGCTGGCTCTAAGCTGCCTGCCTCATGCCCATGCACTGAACCCCAATGAAATCCAGCGAGCCTTGGTGCAATGCAAGGAACAGGTATTTCCTGCTTTCAGCCTTCTGGGCATGGGGGAACTTTACCCAACATTTTCCCtctaaaaaatgtatttgtttgtgtgtacatgatgGGGTGGGGTATGTATCAcagtgtgtgtggagatcagaggacagcttgtccaagtttgttctctccttataccatgtgggtcctaggaatcaaactcaagttgtcaggcctccttctctacctctctccctccctttcttccttccaagagGTCTAAGTTGCCTATGCGGGGCTTGAACTTACAATTCTGCTTCAGCTTTCTGAGTAGCTGGGACATGCTATTATTTGGGGTTTAGGGACCCTCTATTGATTCCCCCAATGTGGGAGTTTAtgaaaaatctaatttttttctctcattgtaACATTTCACATATTACAGGTTATCTGTTAGGTTCAAGATTAGAAGTTATTTTGGATTTTAGGTTTTCAGAGTATTTTCTTAAACCTGAGTGATCTTGGGGACGGGACCCAAAACTAGTTATGAAAtttgtattttacacacacatacatcctagAGGTAATCTTGTGTCTCTTGGCCTCTTTCTctcctatgtatgtatgcatgcatgcatgcagaggaaTTGGATCCAGGGCCTCATGCAGGCTAGGCAACCAACTGACTCATAGTCTCCAGCCCTTTTGTGCATGGAAGCATAGTTCATGGTATTTTCCTCTTGAGGTATCAATGAGCCTTGCTGttcaaaaaatttctaattttagtgttttattttcaaattattattcTCAGCCTAATAATATGAATTCACATTTTTACATTCATCCTATTCTATTCATATACTATGTGTTGTATTCTATTCTGTTATAATCCTAAAGCTAGGATTattcccatcacacacacaagcaaatagaGGAATAGAGGCTTACTACTTAGGGCACAAGATGATTCCTGAGAATGGATTTAGAGAAATGATGAGCTTTGGGTGTGTGAAACGGAACAATTGCTTGTCCGGTGCCTGTGTGAAGTTCTCACTACTGTTAAAGTCAGTGAGACAGTCAGTGACTTTGACCTCTGATGCCCCTAAGGCCTCTCCACCTAACGCCCTGTGCTCCTTTCCAGGATAACCTGATGTTGGAGAAGGCCTGCATGGCAGTGGAAGAGGCAGCCAAGGGTGGGGGCGTATACCCTGAAGTGCTGTTTGAGGTTGCTCATCAGTGGTTCTGGCTTTATGAGGAAACAGCAGGCGGCTCGTCCACAGCCCGTGAAGGGGCTACAAGCTGTAGTGGCAGTGGGATGAGGGCTGCTGGGGAGGCTGGGCGGGTACTCCCTGAGGGAAGGGGTGCCCCAGGGACTGAACCTGTTACAGTGGCTGCAGCAGCAGtgacagcagcagccacagtggTTCCAGTCATCTCAGTGGGATCCAGTTTATATCCAGGTCCAGGACTGGGGCATGGTCATTCCCCTGGCCTGCACCCCTATactgctctccagccccacttgcccTGCAGCCCTCAGTACCTCACCCACCCAGCTCACCCTGCCCACCCTATGCCTCATATGCCCCGGCCTGCCGTCTTCCCTGTGCCCAGCTCTGCATACCCACAGGTGAGACTGGTGTTTACTGATGGTGTGGGGCACTAGTTCATAGGGGTTGGAGTACTTTGGGTGTGTACTAGGGCTGTCTAGGGCTGTCCAGGAGCCCTGGTAAGGTGGTAGGAAATGGGAGACCAAGGCAACTAAGTAAGAAATGTAGGAATGCCCATTTGTTACCTAACAAGACTTAGTATCTGCTCTCCTTTCCCATCTACTATAGGGTGTGCATCCTGCATTCCTGGGGGCACAATACCCTTACTCAGTGACTCCTCCCTCGCTTGCTGCCACTGCTGTTTCTTTCCCTGTCCCTTCCATGGCTCCCATCACAGTCCATCCTTACCACACAGAGCCAGGGCTCCCACTGCCCACCAGTGTGGCTTGTGAGTTTCGGGGACAGGGAGCAGGTGAATGGAGGGGAGGAGCACTGGACATGGGAGGTAGGGCGGGCATTTCCTCTGTACCTCTTCTCTCACATGGCTTTCCATCTACCTCAGTGAGCAGTGTCCATCCAGCATCCACATTTCCAGCCATCCAGGGTGCCTCACTGCCTGCTCTGACCACGCAGCCCAGCCCTCTGGTAAGCGGAGGTTTTCCACCACCCGAAGAGGAGACGCACAGTCAACCAGTCAATCCACACAGCCTGCACCACCTGCATGCTGCTTACCGTGTTGGTAAGAAGTCCCTTTCTGTATTCCCACCTAGAGCTGAGTGAGGGGCTCTTCATTTGTTTACTATGGGTCAGGTACCAGGATGGGGGAGAAGGTGAAGGATATATCCTATCGTGTGCCCATCTGTGTTTCCTAGGGATGCTGGCACTGGAGATGCTAGGTCGCCGGGCACACAATGATCACCCCAACAACTTCTCCCGCTCCCCCCCTTACACTGATGATGTCAAATGGTTGCTGGGGCTGGCAGCAAAGCTGGGTAACACCTCCTCTCCCCAGGACCATTGTTCCCCCGACCTGCTTCCCTTACCTTCCTATCCCAGACCTCCTTCCTAGCTCTTGCTCAGAGTTGAGGCCTTGGTCGGGTATGTGTGCGAGCgcggggggtgggaggggcagtATGGAGGGTTACCTCAGCTCCTGGGATGGAGGGTGGTTCTCTGTCAGGCCAGAGCTGAGATATATAAGTGGGACCCTAGGGCAGAGGTGGCCACCCCCGTCTCatgcccctcccctgccccccaggAGTGAACTACGTGCACCAGTTCTGTGTGGGGGCAGCCAAGGGGGTGCTGAGCCCGTTTGTGCTGCAGGAGATCGTCATGGAGACGCTGCAGCGGCTGAACCCCATTCATGCCCACAACCACCTTCGAGCCCCAGCCTTCCACCAACTGGTGCAGCGCTGTcagcaggcatacatgcaggtgaTAATTCAGGAAGTATGGAGAAGGGTGGGATACCTCCCGAGCAGCTGGACCAGACCCTCAGCATGTAAGGGAGGTGGGCCCCattgtgtgtgctttgtgctgatagcccaccaacccaccctgcaGTACATACATCACCGCCTAATTCACCTGACCCCTGCCGACTACGACGACTTTGTGAATGCGATCCGCAGTGCCCGCAGCGCCTTCTGCCTGACACCCATGGGCATGATGCAGTTCAACGACATCCTACAGAACCTCAAGCGCAGCAAACAGACCAAGGAGCTATGGCAGCGGGTCTCTCTAGAGATAACCACCTTCTCCCCCTGAGTCTGGCCCCTGTAGGGCCCTGTTTAGGGACACAGGCCTGTGGCTGTGGGGCCTCACACAGAGGGCCGCGGGACTCTTGGCTGCACAGATCAACCCCACTCAATTCccctgtagcccagactggcagCTGCTCTTGGGCTGTAGCTTGGGGCCAAGATGTCTCAGACCTTAGAAGCCTAGGGTTGGGGGAGACAGCTTTGTCTGGGAGAGGGCGTTGGGTGGCCTCTGGTATTTATTtggcatttataaatatataaactcctTTTTTACTCTATTTTCTGggtctttgctttcttccttgtgtAGAAGAGCTGTGGAAAGACAGCTGATATCTGCTGTAGtctagggtttgtttgtttttccccccaCTGCAATGAAgcagacaaaacagaaaaataaggaagTTTATTAAGGACATTTCTAGCCCACAGCTAGGGCTCATATATGGCTCTATGAGCAACTGTCTGACCTCATCCCCATTCAATATGAATGACACTAGAGAGGCCAGGCCACAGGTAGATCCCACTGTCTTGACTAAAGGGGCCATAGCAAAGGGCCCTCTGATGCGTAGGCATTGACAGAAAGATTGCTGGGGATGAGGAGGGGAACCATTGAATACATTCTTCTACCCCTTCCCTGGAccctctcttcctcatctcccaGGTTCATAGGTCAAAGGTACCTAGTACCATGTGGGGTACCAAGGGAGCCCCTTTATTAGGCCCTACAACTATGGGAAAGAGATGGATGCCCCTCCCTTTTCAGCCATTCCAATCTTGGGGGACCACTGAGGTAGAGGGGTAAGGGGCCAGGCCACGTTAATCCCCCTGTGGGCTCTGCTCTAAGGCTTGCCCCTCAGTGAAGTTAGCAGGCTTTCTGCTGGTATGGAAAGACTGGGGGGCATCAGCCCACACTGGAATGCTGCAATTCTTCCCGAAGCCACAAGGGGGCTGGCTGGCCAAGCCGACTCAACAGCTTTGATAGTTCCAAGTTATGGTTCCGGAAAAAGTCCGTAAGGAAAAGGCGAGACTGATGGGAGAAAAAAAGTGAGAGGAGAAACAAACAGTAAAAGGTACAGCAAGGTCACACCCTGAAGGTGGAGTGGCAGCTGTAACCCAGGTTCCACTTACCTCCATGTCCATGTCTGGGTACCTCCGGCCTTTGCTTCTCCCAAGACAGCGAGTCTTACCACCTTCAAGCCCCTGGCACCAAAATCCTTTATCTTCATCAAACCTACTCAAAGGAACAGGCCATTAGGTGTCAAGGAGAAGGGAAATTCAACCCCACAAGTACACCTACCCTCCTAGCCCACAGGAAGACATGTCTCTTCCAAACAGaacctctttccctttccccatAAAACCTTCTTTCCCTTGGCTTATGCTCTCCCACCTGAGGGTCCTCGTGTAGTTCAGAAAGGGGGTGATACCCAGGAACTTCTGGATGATCTCCATTGAGGCTGCTGGGTTGACACGAAGTTCCTGCCCATCCATAATCAGCAACTGAAGGGACAGAAATATGATTCCCtctcaattctttttatttttaatttttttatctttaattttttatttattaatttattttattttatttatttatttatttttttgagacaggttttctctgtgtagccctggctgtcctggaacttactctgtagaccaggctggccttgaactaagaaatctgcctgcctctgcctcccaattgctgggattaaaggcatgtgccaccactgcctggctccctctCAGTTCTTAAGAAGACTGGGATGAAGGGAAGGGGTACCCTAATAAGGGCTTTTGTGAGACTGTACCTGTCCAGAGGGATAGTA contains:
- the Zswim8 gene encoding zinc finger SWIM domain-containing protein 8 isoform X8 — protein: MELMFAEWEDGERFSFEDSDRFEEDSLCSFISEAESLCQNWRGWRKQSAGPNSPTGGGGGGGSGGTRTRDGLVIPLVELSAKQVAFHIPFEVVEKVYPPVPEQLQLRIAFWSFPENEEDIRLYSCLANGSADEFQRGDQLFRMRAVKDPLQIGFHLSATVVPPQMVPPKGAYNVAVMFDRCRVTSCSCTCGAGAKWCTHVVALCLFRIHNASAVCLRAPVSESLSRLQRDQLQKFAQYLISELPQQILPTAQRLLDELLSSQSTAINTVCGAPDPTAGPSASDQSTWYLDESTLTDNIKKTLHKFCGPSPVVFSDVNSMYLSSTEPPAAAEWACLLRPLRGREPEGVWNLLSIVREMFKRRDSNAAPLLEILTDQCLTYEQITGWWYSVRTSASHSSASGHTGRSNGQSEVAAHACASMCDEMVTLWRLAVLDPALSPQRRRELCAQLRQWQLKVIENVKRGQHKKTLERLFPGFRPAVEACYFNWEEAYPLPGVTYSGTDRKLALCWARALPARPGASRSGGLEESRPRPLPTEPAVRPKEPGAKRKGLGEGVSSQRGPRRLSAEGGDKALHKMGPSGGKAKVLGGTGSGGKSSASSGSKRRLSSEDSSLEPDLAEMSLDDSSLALGAEASTFGGFPESPPPCPPSVGSRGPSTFLPEPPDTYEEDADDSGSGLHKTKEAAPAVGEEDDDYQAYYLNAQDGAGGEEEKAEGGAGEEHDLFAGLKPLEQESRMEVLFACAEALHAHGYSNEASRLTVELAQDLLANPPDLKVEPPPAKGKKNKVSTSRQTWVATNTLTKAAFLLTVLSERPEHHNLAFRVGMFALELQRPPASTKALEVKLAYQESEVAALLKKIPRGPSEMSTIRCRAEELREGTLCDYRPVLPLMLASFIFDVLCAPVVSLTGSRPPSRNWTNEMPGDEELGFEAAVAALGMKTTVSEAEHPLLCEGTRREKGDLALALMITYKDDQAKLKKILDKLLDRESQTHKPQTLSSFYSSSRPATANQRSPSKHGAPSAPGALQPLTSSSAGPAQPGNVAGAGPGPTEGFTEKNVPESSPHSPCEGLPPEAALTPRAEGKVPSRLALGSRGGYNGRGWGSPGRPKKKHTGMASIDSSAPETTSDSSPTLSRRPLRGGWAPTSWGRGQDSDSISSSSSDSLGSSSSSGSRRASASGGARAKTVEVGRCYKGRRPESHAPHVPNQPSEAAAHFYFELAKTVLIKAGGNSSTSIFTHPSSSGGHQGPHRNLHLCAFEIGLYALGLHNFVSPNWLSRTYSSHVSWITGQAMEIGSAALTILVECWDGHLTPPEVASLADRASRARDSNMVRAAAELALSCLPHAHALNPNEIQRALVQCKEQDNLMLEKACMAVEEAAKGGGVYPEVLFEVAHQWFWLYEETAGGSSTAREGATSCSGSGMRAAGEAGRVLPEGRGAPGTEPVTVAAAAVTAAATVVPVISVGSSLYPGPGLGHGHSPGLHPYTALQPHLPCSPQYLTHPAHPAHPMPHMPRPAVFPVPSSAYPQGVHPAFLGAQYPYSVTPPSLAATAVSFPVPSMAPITVHPYHTEPGLPLPTSVALSSVHPASTFPAIQGASLPALTTQPSPLVSGGFPPPEEETHSQPVNPHSLHHLHAAYRVGMLALEMLGRRAHNDHPNNFSRSPPYTDDVKWLLGLAAKLGVNYVHQFCVGAAKGVLSPFVLQEIVMETLQRLNPIHAHNHLRAPAFHQLVQRCQQAYMQYIHHRLIHLTPADYDDFVNAIRSARSAFCLTPMGMMQFNDILQNLKRSKQTKELWQRVSLEITTFSP
- the Zswim8 gene encoding zinc finger SWIM domain-containing protein 8 isoform X5 — translated: MELMFAEWEDGERFSFEDSDRFEEDSLCSFISEAESLCQNWRGWRKQSAGPNSPTGGGGGGGSGGTRTRDGLVIPLVELSAKQVAFHIPFEVVEKVYPPVPEQLQLRIAFWSFPENEEDIRLYSCLANGSADEFQRGDQLFRMRAVKDPLQIGFHLSATVVPPQMVPPKGAYNVAVMFDRCRVTSCSCTCGAGAKWCTHVVALCLFRIHNASAVCLRAPVSESLSRLQRDQLQKFAQYLISELPQQILPTAQRLLDELLSSQSTAINTVCGAPDPTAGPSASDQSTWYLDESTLTDNIKKTLHKFCGPSPVVFSDVNSMYLSSTEPPAAAEWACLLRPLRGREPEGVWNLLSIVREMFKRRDSNAAPLLEILTDQCLTYEQITGWWYSVRTSASHSSASGHTGRSNGQSEVAAHACASMCDEMVTLWRLAVLDPALSPQRRRELCAQLRQWQLKVIENVKRGQHKKTLERLFPGFRPAVEACYFNWEEAYPLPGVTYSGTDRKLALCWARALPARPGASRSGGLEESRPRPLPTEPAVRPKEPGAKRKGLGEGVSSQRGPRRLSAEGGDKALHKMGPSGGKAKVLGGTGSGGKSSASSGSKRRLSSEDSSLEPDLAEMSLDDSSLALGAEASTFGGFPESPPPCPPSVGSRGPSTFLPEPPDTYEEDAGVYFSEGPEPPIASASHPGLLPGEVCIRDDLPSTDDSGSGLHKTKEAAPAVGEEDDDYQAYYLNAQDGAGGEEEKAEGGAGEEHDLFAGLKPLEQESRMEVLFACAEALHAHGYSNEASRLTVELAQDLLANPPDLKVEPPPAKGKKNKVSTSRQTWVATNTLTKAAFLLTVLSERPEHHNLAFRVGMFALELQRPPASTKALEVKLAYQESEVAALLKKIPRGPSEMSTIRCRAEELREGTLCDYRPVLPLMLASFIFDVLCAPVVSLTGSRPPSRNWTNEMPGDEELGFEAAVAALGMKTTVSEAEHPLLCEGTRREKGDLALALMITYKDDQAKLKKILDKLLDRESQTHKPQTLSSFYSSSRPATANQRSPSKHGAPSAPGALQPLTSSSAGPAQPGNVAGAGPGPTEGFTEKNVPESSPHSPCEGLPPEAALTPRAEGKVPSRLALGSRGGYNGRGWGSPGRPKKKHTGMASIDSSAPETTSDSSPTLSRRPLRGGWAPTSWGRGQDSDSISSSSSDSLGSSSSSGSRRASASGGARAKTVEVGRCYKGRRPESHAPHVPNQPSEAAAHFYFELAKTVLIKAGGNSSTSIFTHPSSSGGHQGPHRNLHLCAFEIGLYALGLHNFVSPNWLSRTYSSHVSWITGQAMEIGSAALTILVECWDGHLTPPEVASLADRASRARDSNMVRAAAELALSCLPHAHALNPNEIQRALVQCKEQDNLMLEKACMAVEEAAKGGGVYPEVLFEVAHQWFWLYEETAGGSSTAREGATSCSGSGMRAAGEAGRVLPEGRGAPGTEPVTVAAAAVTAAATVVPVISVGSSLYPGPGLGHGHSPGLHPYTALQPHLPCSPQYLTHPAHPAHPMPHMPRPAVFPVPSSAYPQGVHPAFLGAQYPYSVTPPSLAATAVSFPVPSMAPITVHPYHTEPGLPLPTSVACEFRGQGAVSSVHPASTFPAIQGASLPALTTQPSPLVSGGFPPPEEETHSQPVNPHSLHHLHAAYRVGMLALEMLGRRAHNDHPNNFSRSPPYTDDVKWLLGLAAKLGVNYVHQFCVGAAKGVLSPFVLQEIVMETLQRLNPIHAHNHLRAPAFHQLVQRCQQAYMQYIHHRLIHLTPADYDDFVNAIRSARSAFCLTPMGMMQFNDILQNLKRSKQTKELWQRVSLEITTFSP